A genomic stretch from Sporocytophaga myxococcoides DSM 11118 includes:
- a CDS encoding winged helix-turn-helix domain-containing protein, whose protein sequence is MKGLITNLNKAFENRIRLGIMSVLMVNDWVDFNALKETLDVTDGNLASHLNALEKIKYIEVRKSFIGKKPNTSYGASKEGKNAFKEHLDALEALINAKEKLK, encoded by the coding sequence GTGAAAGGACTAATAACAAATTTGAATAAAGCATTTGAAAACAGAATCCGCCTGGGAATAATGTCTGTTCTGATGGTCAATGACTGGGTGGATTTTAATGCTTTAAAAGAAACCCTTGATGTGACTGACGGAAATCTCGCAAGTCACCTTAATGCACTTGAAAAAATAAAATATATTGAAGTGAGAAAATCATTTATTGGTAAAAAGCCTAATACATCTTATGGTGCTTCTAAAGAAGGAAAAAATGCATTTAAAGAACATCTGGATGCTTTAGAAGCCCTTATTAATGCAAAAGAAAAACTGAAGTAG
- a CDS encoding B12-binding domain-containing radical SAM protein — MKVKFILPALTEAKSPYWRPVKYSLFPPLGLATLASWLSDNDQATIQDEHVEEIDLNDEPDLVVIQVYITNAYRAYKIADHYRKRNSYVILGGLHVTSLPEEAMPHADSIFIGPGEDTFPAFLKDFKNKSPKKKYVSVQRSIEGIPPVRRDLIKRHLYLVPNSIVVSRGCPHHCDFCYKDAFFNSKKSFYTQLVDEALAEIERLPGKHLYFLDDHLLGNQKFASELFDGMKGMGRVFQGASTIDAILRSNLIEKAADAGLRSLFIGFETLSENNLKSSNKKQNLGRDYHQAIRRAQELGIMINGSFVFGLDEDDKDVFKRTVDWGVKMGITTSTYHVLTPYPGTKLFENYEKEGRILTRNWDLYDTRNVVFKTKNLSPQELKDGYDYAYKEFYSWNNIWKAGTAHDSIKYKLKHLAYAGGWKKFEPLWNFIIKTKQLNNMLPLLEAILSKVSPEKESQNVPKIEANLSMSIVKK; from the coding sequence ATGAAAGTTAAATTTATATTACCGGCACTTACTGAAGCTAAAAGTCCTTACTGGAGGCCTGTTAAATATTCTTTATTTCCCCCTCTTGGACTGGCAACACTGGCATCCTGGCTTTCTGATAATGACCAAGCCACTATTCAGGATGAACATGTAGAAGAGATTGATCTCAACGATGAACCGGATCTTGTAGTGATTCAGGTATATATTACCAATGCCTATAGAGCTTATAAAATAGCAGACCACTATAGAAAAAGGAATAGTTATGTAATACTTGGCGGTCTTCATGTTACATCTTTACCCGAAGAAGCAATGCCACATGCAGACAGCATTTTCATTGGGCCCGGTGAGGATACCTTTCCTGCATTTTTAAAAGATTTTAAAAATAAATCTCCTAAGAAAAAGTATGTGTCTGTTCAAAGGTCTATTGAAGGAATTCCTCCAGTGAGAAGGGACTTAATTAAAAGACATTTATACCTCGTACCAAACTCAATAGTAGTGAGCAGAGGATGTCCCCATCATTGTGACTTCTGTTATAAAGATGCCTTTTTTAATTCTAAAAAATCATTCTATACACAACTAGTAGATGAAGCTTTGGCTGAAATAGAGAGGCTTCCCGGAAAGCATCTTTATTTTCTGGATGATCATCTACTGGGCAATCAGAAATTTGCTTCAGAGCTTTTTGATGGTATGAAAGGAATGGGAAGGGTGTTTCAGGGAGCAAGCACAATAGATGCTATTTTAAGAAGCAATCTCATAGAGAAGGCTGCTGATGCAGGATTGAGAAGTTTGTTTATAGGGTTTGAAACATTAAGTGAAAACAATCTCAAGTCAAGTAATAAAAAGCAAAACCTGGGAAGAGACTATCATCAGGCTATCCGGCGTGCTCAGGAACTAGGTATTATGATCAATGGCAGCTTCGTGTTTGGTCTTGATGAAGATGATAAAGACGTGTTTAAAAGAACAGTTGACTGGGGTGTCAAAATGGGTATTACCACTTCTACTTACCATGTGTTGACTCCCTATCCTGGTACAAAACTTTTTGAAAATTATGAGAAAGAAGGAAGAATCCTGACCAGGAACTGGGATCTCTATGATACTCGAAATGTAGTTTTTAAAACAAAGAATCTTTCACCTCAGGAATTGAAGGATGGTTATGATTATGCTTATAAAGAGTTCTATTCCTGGAACAATATCTGGAAGGCAGGCACAGCCCATGATTCAATAAAATACAAACTCAAGCATCTCGCTTATGCTGGTGGCTGGAAGAAGTTTGAGCCACTTTGGAACTTTATCATTAAAACAAAACAATTAAATAATATGCTTCCACTTCTGGAGGCCATATTGTCAAAGGTAAGTCCTGAGAAGGAATCTCAAAATGTACCTAAGATAGAAGCAAATTTATCCATGTCAATTGTAAAAAAATAA
- a CDS encoding AAA family ATPase, translating into MEFPSYGIVEEIQSDYSTVLYRVAVNSETFLLKALKSPSDQNSLARLRHEFAIANEISFSGVPRHIHLESTSALAGIFIEDIEGIRLSEFIKKVPIDLNTFFKVSINICGLLDELHQRRIVHHAINPYNLFISPDTFDIKILNFSSSTHSKSKIANLNFLTGETRLEYISPEQSGRVQWKTDSRSDIYSLGVIFYEMLAGLNPFYSEDSMEIIHFHIAKSPRPLTKLKVEVPDILSSMISKMISKNPEDRYQSASGIKDDLENCYEQLLNNGAIEVFPLCSTDYSSNFQISKKIYGRDAEIQQLEEAFDEVCAGQSGLIKVTGYSGVGKSLMVRQICAKVIDKRGCFIEGKFNQIQQNIPYYAFIIAFREFVDFILKEKHERLTQWKNIISAAVGANGKVLTEVVPNLELLIGVQPEVPSLTPAETLNRFNFVTRNFIKSIATEDSPLVIFIDDLQWADNASLELLKLLLSGKETNNLLIIGALRDNEVGEYHPLNKVVEDIKTSIPVRAIHIQNLKYDDVNCMINESFGIAELQRNHLVDLVYNKTKGNAFFVHQFLKSLYEEKLLNFDFIKRQWELDIKGTEELNITDNVVDLVAARIQKLPEETQKVFKLAACLGNRFDLLLLSIICGKPEHDLAQDIQIGLIEDLVIPVERSYKFSHDKVQQAVYTLINEDERDKLHLQLGKVLLAHFSRDQIEEYIFDIANQFISGINALESDPERKQAAELFVLSGKKAKRASAYSSSLDYLTRGIDLLSVNSWKESYDLSLALYSEAAESAYLCGNYDKMEHWIEHVLDNTEITLDQVKVYEIRIRAYTALSRVEEAVVTALKVLKILGVKFPDKPNKLHVLMDVLKVKAALGTNSLDSLWKNKKMNNPKVFAAIRIIASVASASYFSFPDLFPLFATKPFLLMVKHGNCEMSSYISVSYALIISGGFEDYATSKRLVRLASEQEKYFPPEQHKARVGMVSNTFLAHVGDHLKNTINPLEEAYKAGVQAGDFEYAAYSVLIQSINEFISGNQLRDSINSMRERTRRIIQLQQSTPLCSHSLFAQAAQNLHENPKDPLWLVGEFFDESKVNPYEEGSITKSSTFDYFICKLILSYFLCKYEEAYKYAMEAEKYVANSVGNPLVPSFYLYQSIAYLAVINGKSPREKKVMFDRILNNQKKLAKLSKSAPMNYLHKYYIIEAELNRVKGKNEKAHANYIKAISSARQYEYLHEEALALEMMGKFHLFRKEPVQGEFYIQKARENYYHWGATAKVEELENKYPSFLKFGKTTGGLHSTLNEQEQASGDAIGFDLKSIMKASTAISGEINLERLLEKMIRIVLENAGAEKGLLVLKNEDDEFYIEAEGALSDPIVTVLKSIDFKESGLIPNSIFQFVLHTRDSLVIDNAAEDPKFSSDELIQEKKLKSVLCLPILKSGTIMGVLYLENNLISNAFTPERIQFLQLLSGQMAVSIENALNEEKKIAAFRERENLLKKINIQQTILSKEVIKTQEYERKRIAEELHDGMGYLLSTLKLNLTAFKESGVDDRESYLESSLNLLEDAFKELKSISNNLMPDVLLQYGLVLAVDFVCKRITSTGKVTINFKSFNINKKFRTDFEIEVFRVVQELINNALKHSGAKNMDIQFVNQNDYLVVTVEDDGKGFNFEATIKSRKKGRGLNNIIARVNFLRGTVNFDSSERGTSVILSIPLKVKID; encoded by the coding sequence ATGGAATTTCCATCCTATGGTATAGTAGAAGAAATTCAATCTGATTACAGCACTGTGCTTTATCGGGTTGCGGTCAATTCTGAAACTTTTCTTCTCAAAGCATTAAAATCTCCAAGTGATCAGAATAGTCTTGCAAGACTAAGACATGAGTTTGCCATTGCAAATGAAATTTCATTTTCGGGGGTACCCAGACATATACATTTGGAAAGCACATCTGCTCTTGCTGGTATCTTTATTGAAGATATCGAAGGAATAAGGCTTTCTGAATTTATAAAAAAGGTGCCGATAGATTTAAATACATTTTTTAAGGTCAGTATAAATATCTGTGGTCTTCTGGATGAACTTCATCAAAGAAGAATTGTCCACCATGCCATTAACCCTTATAACCTTTTTATTTCTCCTGACACCTTTGATATTAAAATATTAAATTTTAGCAGTTCAACTCATTCAAAGTCTAAAATTGCCAACCTTAACTTTTTAACTGGTGAAACCAGACTTGAATATATTTCTCCCGAGCAAAGTGGAAGGGTGCAGTGGAAGACCGATAGTCGCAGTGATATATATTCTCTTGGAGTTATATTTTATGAAATGCTTGCGGGATTAAATCCCTTTTATTCGGAGGATTCAATGGAAATAATACATTTCCATATAGCGAAAAGTCCGAGACCTCTCACTAAGCTGAAAGTAGAGGTGCCGGATATTTTATCTTCCATGATAAGTAAAATGATCAGTAAAAATCCTGAAGATCGTTATCAGTCTGCTAGTGGGATTAAAGATGATCTGGAAAATTGCTATGAACAGTTACTTAACAATGGCGCAATAGAGGTGTTTCCTTTGTGCAGCACAGACTATTCCTCCAATTTTCAGATCTCAAAGAAAATTTATGGTAGGGATGCGGAAATCCAACAACTTGAAGAAGCTTTTGATGAGGTATGTGCAGGACAATCAGGACTCATAAAGGTTACAGGATATTCCGGTGTTGGAAAATCTTTAATGGTAAGGCAAATATGTGCAAAGGTTATTGATAAAAGAGGATGTTTTATAGAAGGAAAATTTAACCAGATCCAGCAAAATATACCTTACTATGCTTTTATTATTGCCTTTAGAGAATTTGTAGATTTTATTTTAAAGGAGAAGCACGAGCGGCTTACCCAATGGAAAAACATCATTAGCGCTGCAGTTGGGGCCAATGGAAAAGTACTTACAGAGGTTGTCCCGAACCTTGAACTACTCATAGGTGTCCAACCAGAAGTACCCTCTCTTACACCGGCAGAAACACTCAACAGGTTCAATTTCGTTACCAGAAACTTCATTAAATCCATTGCCACTGAAGATAGTCCACTTGTAATATTTATTGATGATCTTCAATGGGCAGACAATGCATCTCTTGAATTGCTTAAATTACTTTTATCCGGCAAAGAAACAAATAACCTACTGATAATAGGGGCGCTGCGAGATAATGAGGTGGGAGAGTATCATCCTTTAAACAAAGTAGTAGAGGATATAAAAACATCAATACCTGTAAGAGCTATTCATATTCAAAATCTTAAGTATGATGATGTTAACTGTATGATCAATGAATCATTCGGCATTGCTGAATTACAAAGGAATCATCTTGTTGATCTTGTATATAATAAAACCAAGGGTAATGCTTTCTTTGTACATCAATTCCTTAAATCCTTATATGAGGAAAAACTTCTGAATTTTGATTTTATAAAACGTCAATGGGAACTTGATATCAAAGGTACGGAAGAACTCAATATCACTGATAATGTTGTCGATCTTGTCGCTGCCCGGATACAAAAGCTTCCTGAAGAAACTCAGAAGGTATTTAAGCTTGCTGCATGTCTTGGCAACCGCTTTGACCTTCTCTTACTTTCTATCATTTGCGGTAAACCTGAGCATGATCTGGCACAGGATATTCAAATCGGATTAATAGAAGATCTAGTAATTCCGGTAGAAAGAAGTTATAAATTCTCACATGATAAAGTGCAGCAGGCTGTATATACGCTGATCAATGAAGATGAAAGAGATAAGCTTCATCTTCAGCTAGGAAAAGTCTTGCTTGCTCACTTTTCAAGAGATCAGATTGAAGAATACATATTTGATATCGCCAATCAGTTTATCTCAGGAATCAATGCACTGGAATCGGATCCAGAGAGAAAACAAGCAGCTGAACTCTTTGTGCTTTCTGGTAAAAAGGCTAAGAGAGCTTCTGCATACTCATCAAGTTTGGATTATCTGACTCGAGGGATAGATTTGCTTTCGGTGAACTCTTGGAAAGAAAGTTATGATTTAAGTTTGGCTTTATATAGTGAAGCTGCTGAAAGTGCTTATCTCTGCGGAAATTATGATAAAATGGAACATTGGATTGAACATGTTCTGGATAATACGGAGATAACACTTGATCAGGTAAAAGTATATGAGATCAGGATAAGAGCCTATACTGCTCTTTCCAGAGTTGAAGAAGCAGTTGTTACTGCGCTGAAGGTCCTGAAAATACTTGGAGTTAAATTTCCTGATAAGCCAAACAAGTTACATGTACTGATGGATGTGCTTAAAGTTAAGGCAGCTTTAGGTACAAATTCGCTTGATAGCCTTTGGAAGAATAAGAAAATGAATAATCCAAAGGTATTTGCTGCCATAAGAATTATTGCAAGTGTAGCTTCTGCTTCCTATTTTTCATTTCCTGATTTGTTTCCATTGTTTGCCACAAAGCCATTTCTTCTGATGGTGAAACATGGCAATTGTGAAATGTCTTCATATATTTCTGTTAGCTATGCACTGATCATATCAGGAGGATTTGAAGATTATGCAACCAGTAAAAGACTGGTAAGACTTGCAAGTGAACAGGAAAAATATTTTCCACCTGAGCAGCACAAAGCGAGGGTTGGAATGGTTTCCAACACATTCCTTGCGCATGTTGGGGATCACCTGAAAAATACAATAAACCCTCTGGAAGAAGCCTATAAAGCAGGGGTTCAGGCCGGAGATTTTGAGTATGCTGCATATTCAGTGCTTATACAATCCATCAATGAATTCATATCAGGAAATCAGTTGAGAGATAGTATAAATTCTATGAGGGAGAGGACCAGAAGAATTATTCAATTACAGCAGAGTACTCCTTTATGCAGTCATAGTTTATTTGCTCAGGCAGCTCAAAATCTTCATGAAAATCCTAAAGATCCTTTATGGCTCGTTGGGGAATTTTTTGATGAGTCAAAAGTCAATCCATATGAGGAAGGTTCTATCACCAAGTCTTCGACCTTTGATTATTTTATTTGTAAGCTCATACTTTCCTATTTCCTGTGTAAATATGAAGAGGCTTATAAATATGCTATGGAAGCAGAAAAATATGTGGCTAATTCCGTTGGAAATCCATTGGTTCCTTCATTCTATCTTTACCAATCCATCGCTTATCTCGCAGTGATAAACGGAAAGAGTCCAAGGGAAAAGAAAGTTATGTTTGACCGTATTCTGAATAATCAGAAGAAGCTTGCTAAGCTTTCCAAAAGCGCTCCAATGAACTATCTGCATAAGTATTATATCATAGAGGCAGAGTTAAATAGAGTTAAGGGTAAAAATGAAAAGGCTCATGCTAATTACATAAAAGCTATTTCATCTGCTCGTCAATATGAATATCTGCATGAAGAAGCGCTGGCATTGGAGATGATGGGTAAATTTCATCTGTTTCGTAAAGAGCCTGTTCAGGGGGAATTTTACATTCAAAAGGCGAGAGAAAATTATTATCACTGGGGAGCTACTGCGAAAGTTGAAGAGCTGGAAAACAAATACCCTTCCTTTCTGAAGTTCGGTAAAACAACTGGTGGACTTCATTCAACATTGAATGAACAGGAGCAGGCGTCTGGTGATGCAATAGGTTTTGACCTCAAAAGTATCATGAAAGCATCAACTGCAATATCCGGAGAAATAAACCTGGAAAGACTTCTGGAAAAGATGATCAGGATAGTGCTTGAAAACGCAGGAGCGGAAAAGGGATTATTGGTTCTTAAAAATGAAGATGATGAATTTTATATAGAAGCTGAAGGAGCGCTGAGCGACCCAATTGTTACTGTGCTTAAGAGTATTGATTTTAAAGAATCAGGACTTATCCCAAATTCTATTTTTCAATTTGTATTGCATACACGTGATAGCCTTGTAATAGATAATGCTGCAGAAGATCCTAAATTTTCTTCAGATGAACTGATTCAGGAAAAGAAACTTAAATCAGTCCTATGTTTGCCGATTCTAAAATCCGGTACCATTATGGGAGTTCTTTATTTGGAGAATAACCTTATATCCAATGCATTTACTCCTGAAAGAATTCAATTCCTTCAGCTGCTGTCGGGCCAAATGGCAGTATCAATTGAAAATGCATTGAATGAAGAAAAGAAAATAGCAGCTTTCAGAGAACGGGAAAACCTGCTTAAGAAAATCAATATTCAGCAAACAATTCTTTCAAAAGAAGTTATCAAAACCCAGGAATATGAACGGAAGAGAATTGCTGAAGAGCTGCATGACGGAATGGGTTACTTGCTATCTACGCTAAAATTGAATCTGACAGCCTTCAAAGAGAGCGGTGTAGATGACCGTGAAAGCTATCTTGAAAGCTCATTAAATCTTCTGGAAGATGCCTTTAAAGAGTTGAAGTCAATCTCAAATAATCTTATGCCTGATGTCCTGCTGCAGTATGGCCTAGTGCTGGCGGTGGATTTTGTTTGCAAGAGGATTACAAGTACTGGCAAAGTAACCATTAACTTTAAGTCATTTAATATAAATAAAAAATTCCGTACTGATTTTGAGATTGAAGTCTTCAGGGTGGTTCAGGAACTTATCAATAACGCATTAAAACACTCCGGAGCAAAAAATATGGATATTCAGTTCGTAAATCAGAATGATTATCTGGTGGTAACTGTGGAAGATGACGGAAAAGGGTTTAACTTTGAGGCGACTATTAAATCCCGGAAAAAGGGCAGAGGCTTAAACAATATTATTGCCAGAGTAAACTTCCTCAGGGGAACGGTTAATTTCGATTCTTCTGAAAGAGGTACCTCTGTGATTTTAAGTATACCATTAAAAGTAAAAATAGATTAA
- a CDS encoding response regulator: MIKILIADDHQLFIDGLSSLMKNEPEIEISGQALNGAEVLSILASKSIDIILLDINMPDTDIVALTKEIREKYPNLKVIILTMYHGTRYYTKLLKYGIHGYLYKSEGKEVFLTAIKMASQGEMYISKELFSSGAKNTKDLMPAFSLKSSSIDNVLTKRELEILKLIVQECSNNTIAEKLFISTGTVDTHRKNIILKLGVKNTVGLIKYCIQNNLID; the protein is encoded by the coding sequence ATGATAAAGATCTTAATTGCCGATGATCATCAGTTATTTATTGACGGGTTATCAAGTTTAATGAAAAACGAACCTGAGATAGAAATCTCCGGCCAGGCACTAAACGGGGCAGAGGTACTTTCTATACTTGCCAGCAAAAGTATTGATATCATTCTCCTGGATATCAATATGCCTGATACTGATATCGTCGCGCTTACAAAAGAAATCCGTGAAAAATATCCCAACCTGAAAGTCATTATTCTGACAATGTACCACGGGACGCGTTATTATACCAAACTTCTTAAATATGGTATTCATGGCTATCTTTATAAAAGTGAAGGCAAAGAAGTATTTCTTACAGCCATTAAAATGGCTTCTCAGGGCGAAATGTATATTAGTAAAGAACTTTTTTCAAGCGGAGCCAAAAATACCAAAGATCTTATGCCAGCCTTTAGTTTAAAGTCTTCCAGCATTGATAATGTATTAACAAAAAGAGAATTGGAGATTTTAAAATTAATCGTTCAGGAATGTTCAAATAATACAATAGCTGAGAAATTATTTATCAGTACTGGTACTGTTGATACACATAGAAAGAATATCATTTTAAAATTGGGTGTGAAAAATACCGTCGGACTAATCAAATATTGTATTCAGAATAATCTTATTGATTGA